In Oncorhynchus kisutch isolate 150728-3 linkage group LG5, Okis_V2, whole genome shotgun sequence, a genomic segment contains:
- the zmat1 gene encoding zinc finger matrin-type protein 1 isoform X2 has translation MEKGSICAPLLAESDTENNIISTHNVASVSDADTVINTNNTNSSQIEADLGESELKGLFTDSHCHVCEASLLFESQRIAHYEGKKHAQKVRLYVQTKKDEKRSKDFQRGITMDKDRFCELCSMVFSSPVVARSHYDGKVHAKNLRKQALYPTTQPADTLPQRGPGLAIPGPLQASGIDQGMVEEGGKGPQNTSETVDLSDPNKHCRLCAASFNNPHMAQQHYAGRKHHRNHSRQQLLKDLGEDPAQANSFTCPVCNIKLDSVEMYHAHMQGNKHQIKEKKVVDLCNSQKKVYDSFADELADYIHVQKARGIAPKTSFGATGEEEEEEGEGEANLSKVDSQNKTTLGLPPSSRPPLPLHPAAAFYPPPLWCPPYQAPPTHFGFKGGTYEQTAWGHTFPQPFPPGSAPAGFIGWPKARGRDNECSSSSSSYTSSSSSYSSSSDSSDSSDSDYRHRERKRRKRKMRKERGRRAREEDSEERKRRKRGKSLRDDDTEGRRGREHDEEAEEESKRKRKRLHYSSRSHREGHRAKKRREEDEEKEGRKEEKEESTEERVGRGEEKEVHIQAEIQEEIEEREQAKETKAKHRKDKKKTKEKVDTRTEEEKLWDESIIGL, from the exons ATGGAGAAGGGAAGTATCTGTGCTCCGCTGCTAGCGGAGTCAGATACTGAAAATAACATTATTTCTACTCATAACGTGGCTTCTGTATCAGATGCTGACACAGTAATAAACACTAATAATACCAATAGTTCACAGATTGAAG CAGACTTGGGAGAAAGTGAGCTGAAGGGTCTCTTCACGGACAGCCACTGCCATGTGTGTGAGGCTTCTCTGCTGTTCGAGTCCCAGAGGATCGCACACTACgag GGAAAGAAGCATGCTCAGAAAGTGAGACTCTACGTGCAGACCAAGAAAGATGAGAAAAGAAGTAAAGACTTCCAG AGAGGAATCACTATGGACAAGGACCGCTTCTGTGAGCTGTGCAGCATGGTGTTCAGTTCTCCGGTGGTGGCCCGCTCCCACTACGACGGCAAGGTCCATGCCAAGAACCTGAGAAAACAGGCCCTCTATCCCACCACCCAGCCAGCAG ACACTCTTCCTCAAAGGGGCCCCGGGTTGGCCATACCAGGCCCACTCCAGGCCTCTGGCATTGACCAGGGAATGGTCGAGGAGGGGGGGAAGGGACCCCAGAACACCTCAGAGACTGTGGACCTGAGTGACCCTAACAAGCACTGCCGCCTGTGTGCCGCCTCCTTCAACAACCCCCACATGGCCCAGCAGCACTACGCCGGCCGCAAGCACCATAGGAACCACTCCCGCCAGCAGCTGCTCAAAGACCTGGGAGAGGACCCTGCACAAG CCAACTCCTTCACATGTCCGGTGTGTAACATTAAGCTTGACTCTGTGGAGATGTACCACGCTCACATGCAAGGAAACAAGCACCAAATCAA AGAGAAGAAGGTTGTTGACCTATGCAATTCTCAGAAGAAGGTGTATGATTCGTTCGCAGATGAATTGGCCGACTACATCCACGTGCAGAAGGCCCGTGGTATAGCCCCAAAAACCAGCTTCGGGGCTAccggggaagaggaggaggaagagggagaaggagaagcaaACCTCAGCAAGGTTGACAGCCAAAATAAAACCACCTTGGGCCTTCCTCCTTCTTCccgccctcctcttcctctgcatCCTGCTGCTGCCTTTTATCCTCCTCCACTTTGGTGCCCACCCTATCAGGCTCCTCCCACTCACTTTGGGTTCAAGGGAGGCACCTATGAGCAAACGGCCTGGGGCCACACTTTCCCTCAGCCCTTCCCCCCAGGATCTGCTCCGGCAGGCTTTATTGGCTGGCCTAAAGCCAGGGGGAGGGACAATGAATGTTCAAGCTCCTCCTCTTCCTACACAAGCTCCTCCTCTTCCTACAGCAGCAGCAGTGACAGCAGTGACAGCAGTGACAGTGActacaggcacagagagaggaagaggaggaagaggaagatgaggaaggagagagggaggagggcgagagaggaggactcagaggagaggaagaggaggaagagagggaagagtctAAGAGATGATGACAcagaagggagaagaggaagagagcatGACGAAGAAGCGGAGGAAGAGAGTAAGAGGAAGAGAAAAAGACTGCACTATAGTAGCAGGAGtcacagggagggacacagggcaAAGAAACGCCGGGAAGAGGATGAAGaaaaagaaggaaggaaggaggagaaagaagagagtaCAGAGGAAAgggtgggaagaggagaggagaaggaggtgcaTATTCAGGCTGAGATTCAGgaagagatagaagagagggagcaggccAAGGAGACCAAGGCCAAACACAGGAAAGACAAGAAGAAGACCAAGGAGAAAGTGGACACCAGGACAGAGGAGGAAAAGCTATGGGATGAGTCCATCATAGGCTTGTGA
- the zmat1 gene encoding zinc finger matrin-type protein 1 isoform X1, protein MEKGSICAPLLAESDTENNIISTHNVASVSDADTVINTNNTNSSQIEGSLLFRTFSEHSKMLKERSLFPADLGESELKGLFTDSHCHVCEASLLFESQRIAHYEGKKHAQKVRLYVQTKKDEKRSKDFQRGITMDKDRFCELCSMVFSSPVVARSHYDGKVHAKNLRKQALYPTTQPADTLPQRGPGLAIPGPLQASGIDQGMVEEGGKGPQNTSETVDLSDPNKHCRLCAASFNNPHMAQQHYAGRKHHRNHSRQQLLKDLGEDPAQANSFTCPVCNIKLDSVEMYHAHMQGNKHQIKEKKVVDLCNSQKKVYDSFADELADYIHVQKARGIAPKTSFGATGEEEEEEGEGEANLSKVDSQNKTTLGLPPSSRPPLPLHPAAAFYPPPLWCPPYQAPPTHFGFKGGTYEQTAWGHTFPQPFPPGSAPAGFIGWPKARGRDNECSSSSSSYTSSSSSYSSSSDSSDSSDSDYRHRERKRRKRKMRKERGRRAREEDSEERKRRKRGKSLRDDDTEGRRGREHDEEAEEESKRKRKRLHYSSRSHREGHRAKKRREEDEEKEGRKEEKEESTEERVGRGEEKEVHIQAEIQEEIEEREQAKETKAKHRKDKKKTKEKVDTRTEEEKLWDESIIGL, encoded by the exons ATGGAGAAGGGAAGTATCTGTGCTCCGCTGCTAGCGGAGTCAGATACTGAAAATAACATTATTTCTACTCATAACGTGGCTTCTGTATCAGATGCTGACACAGTAATAAACACTAATAATACCAATAGTTCACAGATTGAAG GCAGTCTTTTGTTCAGAACGTTCTCTGAACATTCAAAAATGTTAAAGGAGCGTTCCCTGTTCCCAGCAGACTTGGGAGAAAGTGAGCTGAAGGGTCTCTTCACGGACAGCCACTGCCATGTGTGTGAGGCTTCTCTGCTGTTCGAGTCCCAGAGGATCGCACACTACgag GGAAAGAAGCATGCTCAGAAAGTGAGACTCTACGTGCAGACCAAGAAAGATGAGAAAAGAAGTAAAGACTTCCAG AGAGGAATCACTATGGACAAGGACCGCTTCTGTGAGCTGTGCAGCATGGTGTTCAGTTCTCCGGTGGTGGCCCGCTCCCACTACGACGGCAAGGTCCATGCCAAGAACCTGAGAAAACAGGCCCTCTATCCCACCACCCAGCCAGCAG ACACTCTTCCTCAAAGGGGCCCCGGGTTGGCCATACCAGGCCCACTCCAGGCCTCTGGCATTGACCAGGGAATGGTCGAGGAGGGGGGGAAGGGACCCCAGAACACCTCAGAGACTGTGGACCTGAGTGACCCTAACAAGCACTGCCGCCTGTGTGCCGCCTCCTTCAACAACCCCCACATGGCCCAGCAGCACTACGCCGGCCGCAAGCACCATAGGAACCACTCCCGCCAGCAGCTGCTCAAAGACCTGGGAGAGGACCCTGCACAAG CCAACTCCTTCACATGTCCGGTGTGTAACATTAAGCTTGACTCTGTGGAGATGTACCACGCTCACATGCAAGGAAACAAGCACCAAATCAA AGAGAAGAAGGTTGTTGACCTATGCAATTCTCAGAAGAAGGTGTATGATTCGTTCGCAGATGAATTGGCCGACTACATCCACGTGCAGAAGGCCCGTGGTATAGCCCCAAAAACCAGCTTCGGGGCTAccggggaagaggaggaggaagagggagaaggagaagcaaACCTCAGCAAGGTTGACAGCCAAAATAAAACCACCTTGGGCCTTCCTCCTTCTTCccgccctcctcttcctctgcatCCTGCTGCTGCCTTTTATCCTCCTCCACTTTGGTGCCCACCCTATCAGGCTCCTCCCACTCACTTTGGGTTCAAGGGAGGCACCTATGAGCAAACGGCCTGGGGCCACACTTTCCCTCAGCCCTTCCCCCCAGGATCTGCTCCGGCAGGCTTTATTGGCTGGCCTAAAGCCAGGGGGAGGGACAATGAATGTTCAAGCTCCTCCTCTTCCTACACAAGCTCCTCCTCTTCCTACAGCAGCAGCAGTGACAGCAGTGACAGCAGTGACAGTGActacaggcacagagagaggaagaggaggaagaggaagatgaggaaggagagagggaggagggcgagagaggaggactcagaggagaggaagaggaggaagagagggaagagtctAAGAGATGATGACAcagaagggagaagaggaagagagcatGACGAAGAAGCGGAGGAAGAGAGTAAGAGGAAGAGAAAAAGACTGCACTATAGTAGCAGGAGtcacagggagggacacagggcaAAGAAACGCCGGGAAGAGGATGAAGaaaaagaaggaaggaaggaggagaaagaagagagtaCAGAGGAAAgggtgggaagaggagaggagaaggaggtgcaTATTCAGGCTGAGATTCAGgaagagatagaagagagggagcaggccAAGGAGACCAAGGCCAAACACAGGAAAGACAAGAAGAAGACCAAGGAGAAAGTGGACACCAGGACAGAGGAGGAAAAGCTATGGGATGAGTCCATCATAGGCTTGTGA
- the zmat1 gene encoding zinc finger matrin-type protein 1 isoform X3, which translates to MEKGSICAPLLAESDTENNIISTHNVASVSDADTVINTNNTNSSQIEDLGESELKGLFTDSHCHVCEASLLFESQRIAHYEGKKHAQKVRLYVQTKKDEKRSKDFQRGITMDKDRFCELCSMVFSSPVVARSHYDGKVHAKNLRKQALYPTTQPADTLPQRGPGLAIPGPLQASGIDQGMVEEGGKGPQNTSETVDLSDPNKHCRLCAASFNNPHMAQQHYAGRKHHRNHSRQQLLKDLGEDPAQANSFTCPVCNIKLDSVEMYHAHMQGNKHQIKEKKVVDLCNSQKKVYDSFADELADYIHVQKARGIAPKTSFGATGEEEEEEGEGEANLSKVDSQNKTTLGLPPSSRPPLPLHPAAAFYPPPLWCPPYQAPPTHFGFKGGTYEQTAWGHTFPQPFPPGSAPAGFIGWPKARGRDNECSSSSSSYTSSSSSYSSSSDSSDSSDSDYRHRERKRRKRKMRKERGRRAREEDSEERKRRKRGKSLRDDDTEGRRGREHDEEAEEESKRKRKRLHYSSRSHREGHRAKKRREEDEEKEGRKEEKEESTEERVGRGEEKEVHIQAEIQEEIEEREQAKETKAKHRKDKKKTKEKVDTRTEEEKLWDESIIGL; encoded by the exons ATGGAGAAGGGAAGTATCTGTGCTCCGCTGCTAGCGGAGTCAGATACTGAAAATAACATTATTTCTACTCATAACGTGGCTTCTGTATCAGATGCTGACACAGTAATAAACACTAATAATACCAATAGTTCACAGATTGAAG ACTTGGGAGAAAGTGAGCTGAAGGGTCTCTTCACGGACAGCCACTGCCATGTGTGTGAGGCTTCTCTGCTGTTCGAGTCCCAGAGGATCGCACACTACgag GGAAAGAAGCATGCTCAGAAAGTGAGACTCTACGTGCAGACCAAGAAAGATGAGAAAAGAAGTAAAGACTTCCAG AGAGGAATCACTATGGACAAGGACCGCTTCTGTGAGCTGTGCAGCATGGTGTTCAGTTCTCCGGTGGTGGCCCGCTCCCACTACGACGGCAAGGTCCATGCCAAGAACCTGAGAAAACAGGCCCTCTATCCCACCACCCAGCCAGCAG ACACTCTTCCTCAAAGGGGCCCCGGGTTGGCCATACCAGGCCCACTCCAGGCCTCTGGCATTGACCAGGGAATGGTCGAGGAGGGGGGGAAGGGACCCCAGAACACCTCAGAGACTGTGGACCTGAGTGACCCTAACAAGCACTGCCGCCTGTGTGCCGCCTCCTTCAACAACCCCCACATGGCCCAGCAGCACTACGCCGGCCGCAAGCACCATAGGAACCACTCCCGCCAGCAGCTGCTCAAAGACCTGGGAGAGGACCCTGCACAAG CCAACTCCTTCACATGTCCGGTGTGTAACATTAAGCTTGACTCTGTGGAGATGTACCACGCTCACATGCAAGGAAACAAGCACCAAATCAA AGAGAAGAAGGTTGTTGACCTATGCAATTCTCAGAAGAAGGTGTATGATTCGTTCGCAGATGAATTGGCCGACTACATCCACGTGCAGAAGGCCCGTGGTATAGCCCCAAAAACCAGCTTCGGGGCTAccggggaagaggaggaggaagagggagaaggagaagcaaACCTCAGCAAGGTTGACAGCCAAAATAAAACCACCTTGGGCCTTCCTCCTTCTTCccgccctcctcttcctctgcatCCTGCTGCTGCCTTTTATCCTCCTCCACTTTGGTGCCCACCCTATCAGGCTCCTCCCACTCACTTTGGGTTCAAGGGAGGCACCTATGAGCAAACGGCCTGGGGCCACACTTTCCCTCAGCCCTTCCCCCCAGGATCTGCTCCGGCAGGCTTTATTGGCTGGCCTAAAGCCAGGGGGAGGGACAATGAATGTTCAAGCTCCTCCTCTTCCTACACAAGCTCCTCCTCTTCCTACAGCAGCAGCAGTGACAGCAGTGACAGCAGTGACAGTGActacaggcacagagagaggaagaggaggaagaggaagatgaggaaggagagagggaggagggcgagagaggaggactcagaggagaggaagaggaggaagagagggaagagtctAAGAGATGATGACAcagaagggagaagaggaagagagcatGACGAAGAAGCGGAGGAAGAGAGTAAGAGGAAGAGAAAAAGACTGCACTATAGTAGCAGGAGtcacagggagggacacagggcaAAGAAACGCCGGGAAGAGGATGAAGaaaaagaaggaaggaaggaggagaaagaagagagtaCAGAGGAAAgggtgggaagaggagaggagaaggaggtgcaTATTCAGGCTGAGATTCAGgaagagatagaagagagggagcaggccAAGGAGACCAAGGCCAAACACAGGAAAGACAAGAAGAAGACCAAGGAGAAAGTGGACACCAGGACAGAGGAGGAAAAGCTATGGGATGAGTCCATCATAGGCTTGTGA
- the LOC109890284 gene encoding progonadoliberin-2-like, protein MVSVARLVLMLGLLLCLGAQLSSSQHWSHGWYPGGKRELDSFTTSEISEEIKLCEAGECSYLRPQRRNILRNILLDALAREFEKIK, encoded by the exons ATGGTGAGTGTGGCTAGGCTGGTGTTGATGCTGGGGCTGCTGCTGTGTCTGGGAGCCCAGCTGTCCTCCTCCCAAcactggtcccatggctggtACCCAGGAGGCAAGCGGGAACTGGACTCATTTACCACCTCTGAG attTCAGAGGAGATTAAACTCTGTGAGGCAGGAGAATGCAGCTACCTGAGACCACAGCGAAGGAACATCCTTAGGAACATTCTT TTGGATGCCCTGGCCAGAGAATTCGAGAAGATAAAGTAA